The nucleotide sequence CAGGTGCAGACGGCCACGCACGGCCAGGCGGCCCTCGAACATCAAGCGCTCGATGGGCTCACCGGACAGCAGTGCCGCGGCAGTTTCCATGTCCAGCTCCACCACCACGTCGCCGTCGCTCTCGTTGGCCTCGGGCAGGCGCAGCAGATGCAGCCCCTGCAGGTCGAAGTGCACCAGCAGGTCGAAGGCGGGGCGCTCCAGGCGCAGCAGCAGGCGTCTGCCGGCAAGCGCATTCAGGCGCATGGCGGAGGCGGGGTCACGGGCGAGCAGGCGGTTGAGCGTGCGTTCCGCCGTCGCCACCAGCAGGGGGGTCAGCAATGCCATGACAGCCTCAAAGCTTGATACCACGGTGCAGCGCGACGATGCCACCGGTGAGATTGGTGAACTCGACACGCTCGAGACCTGCCTCTTCCATCATGCCGGCCAGGGTCTTCTGGTCGGGGTGCATGCGAATGGATTCGGCCAGATAGCGGTAGGAATCGGCGTCGCCGGCGACCATCTCGCCCATCTTCGGCAGCAGGCGGAAGCTGTACTGATCGTAGGCGGTGGAGAGCAGCGGATTGACCGGCTTGGAGAACTCCAGCACCAGCAGACGGCCTCCGGGCTTGAGGATGCGCTGCATGGAGCGCAGGGCCTTGGCCTGGTCGGTGACGTTGCGCAGCCCGAAGGCGATGGTGATGATGTCGAAGGTGTTGTCAGGGAAGGGCAGCGCCTCGGCATTGGCCTGCACATACTCGACATTGCCACCCACACCGCGGTCGAGCAGCTTGTCACGCCCGACGTTGAGCATCGAGGCGTTGATATCGGCGAGCACCACGCGACCCTTCGGCCCGACCAGGCGCGAGAACTTCAGCGTCAGATCCCCGGTGCCACCGGCAATGTCCAGCACCGTCTGGCCCGGACGGGCACCGGCACGCTCCAGGGTAATGCGCTTCCACAGACGGTGGATGCCGAAGGACATCAGGTCATTCATCACGTCGTACTTGGCGGCGACACTGTGGAAGACATCCGCGACGCGGCCTGCCTTCTCGTCCACGGCAACTTCCTGATAACCGAAGTGAGTCGTACGCTTGTCCATGACTTCCCCTGTTGTGACGCCACCCATGGGGGACGTCAGCGCAATATGGTGAGCTTTCGCAGTGGCTCGATTGTAACCGCTGGCCAGCGGGCTGTCTTTTGACAAGACGTCGAGTCGGACATCTTGCCGCGCCCCATTGGCATCAGTGGCTTACAGCTGATTGAGCGGAATGCCCAGCGGCTCACGCGAGGCACCGGCCTCTTCCAGCTGGCGCAGGTAGTAGGCCCACATGGCATCGCGGCGGTTGGCCAGTTCCCACAGGTATTCCCAGGTGTAGAGGCCGCTGTCGTGGCCATCATCGAAATGCAGCTTCAGCGCATAGCGACCGCTCTGGGTGATGTTGGCCAGACCGACGTGGCGCATGCCGACCTGCAGCGTTTCCTGGCCGACACCGTGACCGCGCACTTCCGCGGAGGGGGACATCACGCGCAGGAATTCGGTGCTGAGGCGGAAAGTCTGGCCATCCGCATAGCCCAGTTCCAGTTCACGCTCCGACTTGTGATAGTGCACGCGCGTCGGTACCGGGGCCTCGTCGGCGTCACGGGCATGGCGCTCATTGAGGCGGTAGTCGCGCTGCTGGCTGCGAGGTTCGTCCTGCTCGGCAGCGTGGTCTTCAGGTGTGTCGTGGCTCATCAGGGCATCCTCGTGTCAGCCCGCCGTCCAGCATGACACCACGCTGTAAGGCGACCGAAGGAACAGGAGCGTCGAGCGACATCTCGGGCGCGTCGACGTATCTATGTCGCATGATGCACTGACGCCCGAACCGGGCCAAGCCGGATCGGGCGTCAGTGGCATCTCTCAGGGTGGCGATTGCCGCCATGAGGGCTTCTCGCGGGTCAGGCGCTGACGCCAGACGTCAGAGAATGTAGCGCGACAGGTCTTCGTCACACGCTAGGTCGCCCAGGCGAGCATCGACATAGGCGGCATCGACCTTGAGCTCACCCGCCTGATCGGCACCTTCGTAGGAAATCTCTTCCAGCAGGCGTTCCATCACGGTATGCAGACGACGCGCGCCGATGTTCTCGGTGCCTTCGTTGACCTGATAGGCGATCTGGGCGATACGCTCGATGGCGTCATCCGCGAAGCTCAGCTCGACGCCTTCGGTGGCCAGCAGCGCCTTGTACTGACGGATCAATGCCGCGGACGGCTCGGTCAGGATGCGCTTGAAGTCGTCCGGGGTCAGGGCATTGAGCTCGACGCGGATCGGCAGACGGCCCTGAAGCTCCGGAATCATGTCCGAGGGCTTGGACAGGTGGAAGGCGCCGGAAGCGATGAACAGGATGTGGTCCGTCTTGACCATGCCGTGCTTGGTGGAGACGGTGGAGCCCTCGATCAGCGGCAGCAGATCGCGCTGCACGCCTTCACGGGACACGTCGCCACCACTGCCGGACTCGCCACGCTTGGCGACCTTGTCGATCTCGTCGAGGAAGACGATACCGTTCTGTTCGACGGCCTCGATGGCACGGCTCTTGAGGTCTTCATCGCTGACCATTCTGGCCGCTTCTTCCTCGTGAACCAGCTTGAGGGCTTCCTTGACGCTGATGCGACGGCTTTCCTTCTGCTGCTTGCCCATGCTGGAGAACATGGACTGCAGCTGACTGGTCATCTCTTCCATCCCCGGCGGGGTGGCGAAATCCAGGCTCTGGCTGGCCGGGCTCAGCTCGATGTCGATTTCCTTGTCATCCAGCTGACCTTCGCGCAGCTTCTTGCGGAACATCTGACGCGTGCTGCTGTTGTTGGCCGCCGCATCATATTCCTCGCCACGGGCGCGCGGCAGCAGCGCATCGAGGATGCGATCCTCGGCGGCATCCTCGGCCTTGTCGCGCACTTCCTTCATGGCCTCTTCACGCACCAGCTTCATGGCGACCTCGACCAGGTCACGGATGATCGATTCCACGTCACGTCCGACGTAGCCGACCTCGGTGAACTTGGTCGCCTCGATCTTCAGGAAGGGCGCGCCGGCCAGCTTGGCCAGACGACGAGCGATCTCGGTCTTGCCGACACCGGTCGGGCCGATCATCAGGATGTTCTTCGGGGTGACTTCCGGGCGCAGATCATCGTTGAGCTGCATGCGACGCCAGCGATTGCGCATGGCCACGGCCACGGCACGCTTGGCTTCCGGCTGACCGACGATGTGCTGATCGAGGGCGTTGACGATTTCCTTCGGGGTCATCTGGGACATCTCAGGACAGCTCCTCGATGATGGCATTGTGGTTGGTGAAGACGCAGATGTCGGCCGCGATGGAGATGGACTTCTCGGTGATCTCGCGGGCGGACAGCTCGGTGTTCTCGATCAGGGCGCGGGCGGCGGCTTCGGCGAAGTTGCCGCCCGAGCCGATGGCCAGCACGCCGTGTTCGGGCTCGACCACGTCACCGTTGCCGGTGATGATCAGCGAGGCATGCTTGTCGGCCACCACCAGCATGGCTTCCAGCTTGCGCAGGGCGCGGTCGGAGCGCCACTCCTTGGCCAGTTCCACGGCGGATTTCACCAGCTGGCCCTGATACTTCTCGAGCTGCGCTTCGAAGCGTTCGAACAGCGTGAAGGCATCGGCGGTACCGCCAGCGAAGCCGGCCAGCACCTGATTGCGATACAGGCGACGCACCTTGGCTGCGTTGCCTTTCATGACAGTGTTGCCAAGGGATACCTGGCCGTCACCAGCCAGGGCGACCTGGCCGTTGCGACGCACGGAGACGATCGTGGTCATGGATAACTCCTGAGAGAGCATGCCGGCGATTGGAATAAGGTGAACGGGGCCGGGCATGGCATTTCGGGGCAGACGAGGCCAGGGCCTCGTCGCGTAAAACGGGTGGTGGTCGTCAGTCTGGCAATTGCCACTGCTTGCCGCGACGTGTCACCGCCACCGTGGCGGATCGCGGTCTGATATCTCACCGGAATGCTGTAAATGGGGGCGCTGATGCGGGTTTCAAGTCATCGGCGACTTAGCGTTGACGCCCGTTGTGCAGAGGGCTGGCGCCCTTTACGCAACGGGCCCGCTCAACTTGTGAGCGGGCCCGTTGACCTGTGGCGTCATGCCGAGGTCATTGCAGCTTGATCAGCAGAGGCTCGATGCCCTGGGTGTTCATCAGATCCTGTGCGCGGTTGAGCTCGCGGGTGTCCTTGTACGGGCCGACCTGAACGCGGTGCCAGACGGTACCGCCAGAAGCATTGACGTCACTGACCTTGGCCAGCAGGCCGAGATCCTTGAGCTTGCCGGCCAGTTTCCTGGCATCGGACATCTCGCGGAAGGAGGCCGCCTGCAGCATGTAGTTGGTCAGCGAAGCCTCGGACTTCTTGGTGCTCTCGGCGCTGCCCGGACGCGGAGTGGACTTGTACTCATCCACCTTGGGGGCGATCACCTCGGTTTCCGGCAACAGAGTGTAGAACTCGAAGGTCGGCATGCTGCCGCCGCTCTCTTCGGGAGTGTCCTTCTGCGATGCCTTGTCCTGCTGGCTACCCTGTTGTGCGGCCTGCTGACCATTCTGCTGAGTGTTGGCCTTGGGCACGATGGCAGCCACCGGCAGACGCGGCGCCTGTTGCTGGAAATACTGAGCCAGCACGAAGCCGGCGACCAGACCGACGATCCCCCACAGCCACCCCGGGAAGCCGCGGCTCTGACTGGCGGCGGGCTGCCGGCGGGGGCTGGCTCCCTGACGGGAAGCGGGCTTCTTGCTGGCGGGGCGGCGAGCAGCCATGGCTTACATCTCCTCGGGAGCGCTGACACCCAGCAGGGCCAGGCCGTTGCGGATGACCTGAGCGGTCGCCAGACCCAGCGCCAGGCGCGCGTTGCGGGTCGCGTCGTCCTCGACCATCACCTTCACCGCGTTGTAGCAGGTGTGGAAGTCAGAGGAGAGGTCCTGCAGATACTGAGCGACCTGCTGCGGTTCCCGCACCTTGGCGGCGTGGGTGACGACGTCCGGGAACTGGGCCATGCGATTCATCACGGCCTTTTCCTGATCGCTGGTCAGCAAGGACAGTTGCGCCATGGCCAGAGATTCATCGAAGGCCTTGTCTTCACGGCTGGCCTTGCGCAGCACGCTGTGCACGCGGGCGTGGGCATACTGGATGTAGTAGACCGGGTTGTCGTTGGACTGGGAGCGGGCCAGGTCAATGTCGAAGGTCAGCTGGGAGTCGGCACGTCGCGCCGCCAGGAAGTAGCGGGTCGCGTCGCGGCCGACTTCCTCGATCAGGTCACGCAGGGTCACGTAGCTGCCGGCACGCTTGGAGAGCTTCACTTCCTCACCGGAGCGCATCACGGTGACCATCTGGTGCAGCACGTAGTCCGGCCAGCCTTCCGGGATGCCGGCCTTGAGGGCCTGCAGGCCCGCACGCACGCGAGTCACGGTGGAGTGGTGGTCGGCACCCTGTTCATTGATGACCTGGGTGAAACCGCGCTGCCACTTGTCCAGGTGGTAGGCGACATCTGGCAGGAAGTAGGTGTAACCGCCGTCACGCTTGCGCATCACGCGGTCCTTGTCATCCCCGAAGTCGGTGGTGCGCAGCCACATGGCGCCATCGTCTTCGTAGGTATAGCCGTTGTCGACCAGGCGCTTGACGGTGTCTTCGACCTTGCCGTCACGGTAGAGCGAGGATTCGAGGAAGTAGACGTCGAACTCGACGCCGAAGGCCTTGAGGTCCAGATCCTGTTCATGGCGCAGGTAGGCGACGGCGAAGACGCGGATGGCGTCGAGATCGTCAGGTTCTGCGGCGCCCGTGACCTGCTTGCCATCGGCTTCGACGGTATCGCCGGCCATGTAGGAGGCGGCCAGTTCGCGGATGTAGTCACCGCGATAGCCATCAGCCGGCCAGCTGGCGTCATCCGGGCCCAGGCCCTTGGCGCGTGCCTGAACGGAGAGCGCCAGATTGTTGATCTGGGCGCCGGCGTCGTTGTAGTAGAACTCGCGCGTGACGTCGTGGCCGGTGGCGGCCAGCAGGCGGCACAGCACGTCGCCGACCGCGGCGCCACGCCCGTGACCGACATGCAGCGGCCCGGTCGGATTGGCGGAGACGAACTCGACCTGGACCTTCTCACCGGCGCCCACGTCGCTGTGCCCGAAGCGGTCGCCTTCGCTGAAGACGCGGCGCACGATGTCGGCCACCGCCCCGGTCTCGGCGAAGAAGTTCAGGAAGCCGGGGCCGGCGATCTCGACCTTGGAGACCGCGTCGGAGGCCGGCAGGGCGGCGACCAGCTTCTCGGCCAGCTCACGCGGCTTCATGCCGGCAGCCTTGGACGTCATCATCGCCAGGTTGCTGGCGTAGTCGCCGTGGGTCTTGTCCTTGGTCGGGTCGACCTTGATCTGCGGGCTGGCGTCGGCGGGCAGGGTGCCGTCGGCCTTGAGGGAATCCAGGGCCTGGCCCAGCAGTTCGATGATCGTCTCTTTCATGGAATATCGGTCTCTTCACGGCTCAGGTCGCACCGCGTGCTCTGGAGCAGGCGGTTGCAGGCATCAGGCCTGCGGGCAATGGGGGAGTGCGGATGTCGCTGCACGATGGCGGGCATTATCACCGATCCTGCGGCTTGCATAAACCGTCGTGATCAATCACGGCGCAATCCGTGTCCTGGCGGGATAGTGGTCAGTTCAGTATCGGAGCTGGCGACACCTGCCTGAGTCCCCCTGCCAGACTCAGGCCATGCCGATGGGATCGACATCCAGTGACCAGCGCAGGCGGCGCGCGTCACGATCCTGCTCGCAGAGCGTCACCAGCCAGGCGGCGGCTTCATGCAGCGGGCCGCGTTTCGCCGCGCGCAACAGCAATTGGGCGTGATAGCGATTCTGGCGGCGCTCCATCGGCGCCGGTACCGGGCCGAGGCAGTCCACCTTGAGGTCGGCACTGTCGATGTGCTGACGCAGGGCGCTTCCTACCTTCAACAGCCACTGCTCGACCTGCTGCTGATCGGTGGCTTCGGCGCGCAGCAAGGCCAGATGGCTGAACGGCGGCAACTGCGCGATGCGGCGCTCCTCCAGCAGCTCGCCGGCCAGCTGTGGGTAGCCGGCCTGGATCAGTGTCAGCAGGTTGGGGTCTTCCGGATGGCGGGTCTGGATCAGCACCTCACCGGGGCGCTCGGCGCGTCCGGCTCGCCCGGCGACCTGCACCAGCAGCTGGGCGGATTGCTCCAGCGCACGGAAGTCGGCGGCGTAGAGTCCGCTGTCGGCATTGACCACCACCACCAGCGTGACGTGGGGGAAGTGGTGGCCCTTGGCCAGCATCTGGGTGCCGACCAGCAGGCAGGGTTCGCCACGGCGGATCACTGCCAGCGCTTCACTCATGGCGTCCTTGCGCTGGGTACTGTCGCGGTCGATGCGCAGCACCGGCACGTCGGGGAATTTCTCGCCGAGCAGCTCTTCGGTGCGCTCGGTGCCCGCGCCTTGTGGACGAACATCGCCGCTGCCGCAGGCCGGGCAGGCATCCGGCAGCGGGCGGGTGCGTTCGCAGTGATGGCAGGTCAGCTGCGGGGGATGGCGATGCAGGGTCATGCGTGCGTCGCAGTTGTCACATTCGGCGATCCAGCCGCAGGCATGGCAGGTCAGCGTCGGAGCGAAGCCGCGCCGATTGATGAATACCAGCACCTGATCGCCCTGGGCGAGGCGCTTCTCGATGGCGTCCAGACTCTGGGTGGAGAGTCCGCCCAGCGTCATGCGGCCGCGCAGGTCGATCGGGTGCAGGCGTGCCGGTTGGCTGCGCCCGGCACGCTGATGCAGATGCAGGTGAGTGAAGCGCCCTTCGCGGGCATGGCGCAGGCTTTCCAGAGACGGCGTGGCGCTGCCGAGCACTACCGGGATGCCTTCCTGCTTGCCACGTACCAGCGCCAGATCGCGGGCGTGATAGCGCAGGCCATCCTGTTGCTTGAAGGAGCCGTCGTGCTCCTCGTCGACGATGATCACCCCGAGCTTTGCCATCGGCGTGAAGATGGCAGAGCGCGTGCCGATCACGATGCGCGCGCGGCCGCTGCGTGCCGCCTCGAAGCCATCGAGGCGCTCGCCATCGCTGACGCCGGAATGCAGCATCACCTGGGGGACGCGGAAACGTCTGCGGAAGCGCTCCAGCGTCTGGGGCGTCAGGCCGATCTCGGGCACCAGCACCAGAGCCTGGCCGCCGCGATCCAGCACCGCCTCGATCAGTTGCAGGTAGACCTCGGTCTTGCCGGAGCCGGTCACGCCCTCCAGCAGCGTGGGGGAGAAGCGACTCAGGCCTTCATGCAGGCGCGAGAGCGCGCGGCCCTGCTCGTCATTGAGTGCCAGGCTGGGCTCGGCCAGCACGCCCTTGCTGGCCTGCTCCGGGGTGGCGCCGGTGACAGGCTCTTCACGTGATTCGATGAAGCCACGACTGCGCAGGGTTTCCAGCTGCTGGCGGGTGAAGCCCTGGGCGGTGATCGCGCTGTGTACCAGGCCATGACGGTGCTGAGCGAGCAGCTCGAGCAATGCGATCTGGCGGGTCGCGCGGCCGAGGCTGGCCGGCTCCGTGATACGCCCCTTGTCGGTGAGTGACCAGCGCTCACGGGTGCGTGCCTCGAGGGCACGTCCCTGGCGCAGCAGTGATGGCATCGCCTGCGCGAAGGTGTCGCCGAGTGAGTGCTGGTAATAGCGTGCGGTGAACTGACATATCCACAGCCAGTCGGCCGGCAATGGCGCTTCGTCGATCACCTCGCTGACGGGCTTGAGCTTCTCGATGGGAAAGGCTGAGTCGCTGCGCAGCTCCGCGATCACCCCGACCAGCTGGCGACGGCCGAACTCGACGCGCACGCGCAGACCGACCTGCCAGCCATGGCGAGGTGGCTGGCGTGCTGGCAGATAGTCAAACAGGTCGCGCAGGGGGCCGGGAATCGCGATGCCCAGTACACGTCCGGGCAGGTGAGTCGCAGTCTTGTCGCTGGTGTCAGGCACGCAAGGCATCCGAGGAAGAGAGAATGAGATGACGAGAGGAAAACGCCACGCAGTCTACAGAGTGTTGCCGGCAATAAACGCCACAAAGTTTGGTCTTGTCGCAGATGGCTGGTAAAATGCGTCGCCTTCCGTCGGAGTCGGCGGAATGACCGGTTACATCCAAAACCCGTGTACGGTGCCTGGCAATCGATCAGGTGGCGGTGCACAGCGACCTGAGGTTACACACCATGAAACAGGGTATCCATCCGGACTACCAGCGCCAGACCGCAACCTGCTCCTGCGGCGCGCAGCACGAAATCGGTTCCACTTCCAAGCAGACCTTCGCGCTGGACGTGTGCTCCGAGTGCCACCCGTTCTACACCGGCAAGCAGAAGCAGGCTACCACCGGTGGCCGCGTCGAGCGCTTCAACAAGCGTTTCGGTGCTGCCATCAAGCGCTGATACCTTCAGCTGCTTGTCGCTTGCATGGCGCTGTGCATCGCGCAGCGCCATCAACGAAAAAACCCGCTTGCGAGCGGGTTTTTTTGTGCCTGTCATTCGATGCAGGTGAGGGGATTGGTGCCGAGCTGGCACTATTCCAGCGCCACCAACGCATCACCCCTCTGCGCAGGAGGCATTTCATTTCCGGCGCCGGATGCGCGCGGTCATTGCGCGGATTTTCATGAGATACGCGGGGCGAAACGCCACGCCGACCCGTCAGTGATAAGGAAAGGTTTATGACTGAGTGGGGCATCCATAACGTTAGACGAATGGCTAAAACAGTTTTTAAACATCCGTATTAATTCCTTTTATAACAACAAGTTGCGTTGGTTGTTCGCGAGGGGGTTTTTCTATATTCTGGTCACAGCCAACCCCCGCTAAAATACCGGATGACACGCATGTCTGATGCCATGAAGAAAGCAGCACTGCAATATCACGCCGAACCGATTCCCGGAAAGCTGTCCATCGAGCTGACCAAGCCGACAGAAACTGCCAAGGACCTCGCGCTGGCCTACAGCCCGGGTGTAGCCGAGCCGTGCCGCGAGATTGCTGCCGATCCGGAAAATGCCTACCTGTATACCGGCAAGGGCAACCTGGTCGCCGTCATCTCCGATGGCACCGCCATCCTGGGGCTGGGCAATCTCGGGCCGCTGGCTTCCAAGCCGGTCATGGAAGGCAAGGGCGTGCTGTTCAAGCGCTTCGCTGGCATCAACTCCGTCGACGTCGAGATCGATGCGGAAAGCCCGCAGGCCTTCATCGATACCGTGCGTCGCATCCACACCACCTACGGTGGCATCAACCTGGAAGACATCAAGGCACCGGAGTGCTTCGAAGTCGAGCAGGCGTTGATCGAACAGTGCAACATCCCGGTCTTCCATGATGACCAGCACGGCACGGCCATCGTCACCGCTGCCGGCATGCTCAACGCACTCGATATCGCCGGCAAGTCCCTGGAAGACGCGCGTATCGTCTGCCTGGGCGCCGGTGCTGCCGCGATTGCCTGCATGAAGCTGCTGGTCTCCAGTGGTGCCAAGGTCGAGAACATCTTCATGCTCGATCGCAAGGGCGTGATCCACAGCGGCCGTGATGACCTGAACCAGTACAAGGCGATGTTCGCCACCGAGACCGAGCTGCGTACGCTGGATGATGTCATCGAAGGTGCGGATGTCTTCGTCGGCCTGTCCGGCCCCAACCTCTTGAAGGCCGAGCAGCTCAAGAAGATGGCTGACACGCCGATCGTGTTCGCGTGCTCCAACCCGGATCCGGAAATCCATCCGGATACTGCTCGCGAAGCGCGTCCGGACGTCATCATGGCGACAGGTCGCTCCGATTACCCGAACCAGGTCAACAACGTGCTGGGCTTCCCGTTCATCTTCCGCGGTGCGCTGGACGTGCGAGCCACACGCATCAATGAAGAGATGAAGCTGGCGGCCGTTCACGCGCTGAAGGACCTTGCTCGCGAGCCGGTCAGCCAGGACGTGCTGGATGCCTACGAGATCGACAGCCTCGAATTCGGTCCGGGGTACATCATCCCGACGCCGATGGATGCGCGTCTGCTCGAGCGTCTGCCGGCTGCCGTGGCGCAAGCCGCCATCGATTCCGGTGTCGCGCGCAAGCCCTATCCGGCGCATTACCCGCTGACCAATGCGGATCAGGTCTACGGTTAAGCGTCATCGGGCCCCGCTTGCGGGGTGCTGAAGAAAAAGCCCTCGTCGGAGATGTCCGGCGAGGGCTTTTTGCTGTCTGTCCAACAACTTTCAGTGGCGTACTAGAAGCTGTAGAGAATCGAGGCGGCGGTGGTGGTGTCGGTCTTGGCGTCCGTGTCATCCGGCGGGCTGGTGTTGTTCTTGATCTCGTGGGAGAGCTTCAAGGCCAGGCTGGAATTGATGGAGACGGTCAGTGCGGTATAGCTGCGGCTGATGATGTTGTCCCGGGTACCTTCCACCGAGAACTGCTGCTCGAAATTCGAGGTATCAGACAGCTGCCAACGATAGTCCATGGCCGTGTAGCCGAGGAGGTAGTTCTCGTGATCCCCCTCGGTGATATTGTCGTAGCGATAGCCCGGACCCGCCTCGACAGAGAGGTTGTGCTCAGGGCCTGACAGCAGGCGAATCCCGTACCCCCCGATGGAGGTGACTTGATCGTCATAGCCGGAGAAGCGCTCCTTCTCCCAGCGCAGCAGCCCGAAGGCATAGCGATCACGCCCCAGGTCATAGCGCTCACGCTGACCGATCAGGTACTGCTCGGTGGTGGTCTCGCCGCTGCTGGACACATGCTTGGCTTCCATGCGGAAGGTGTGGGTCCAGGGCTTGAGGTGCCAGGACAGGCGGGCCTTGCCCAGCAAGGTTTCGCTGTTCGAGTTGCCGGAGAGCTTGGTAAAGCCCAGCTCGGCCTGACCGCTGAATGGCTCGGAATCCTCGCTGGCGGCGGGGGGAGCGTAGAAGAGGTCATCATCGGCACTGGCCTCGCGAAGCGGGCTCAGGGCCAGACACAGCAGCAGGGTCATGCGCAGTGTGGGCAATGGGTGAAGCATGCAGACTCCGGGCATGGTGAAAGGGGGCATTGAAGGACAGCGAGGCCAGATGGATGAAAGAAGAGCGACCATGGGTCGCTCTTCTTTCACCTCACTGCGCGCGGTGTGGACGGGCGCAGGTGACCTGCTTCAGATCAGAAGATGGCCTCGAAAGTTCCGGTGCCTTCTGAGCCGCTCTGTTGCTCCAGCTCCTTGCGGATGGTGCGTTCCTTGTAGGGCGGCAGATTGTCCTTGCGGAACAGCTCGCTGACGCCGCCGGATTGACCACTGTGCAGGCGCTTGCCGGACTCCGGGTCGATGGTCGCGCTCACGATGTCATCGGGGCGCTCCATCCTGGCGGATGGCATGCCCTTGAGGGCGCCACGCATGTAGTCGACCCAGATGGGCAGCGCGGCCTGGGCACCGTACTCGGCGAGGGTGTCATTGGAGTCCTTGCCGACCCAGACGGTCGCGACCAGCTTGCTGTTGAAGCCGGAGAACCAGGCATCACGCTGGTCATTGGTGGTCCCTGTCTTGCCAGCCAGGTCATCGCGACCAAGCGTCAGGGCCCCACGGCCGGTGCCGCGCTTGATGACGTCTTCCATCATGTCACGGATCAGGTACATGGATTCCGGCGAGGCGATGCGCTCGGCCAGCGGATACTGACGGCCATCACGATTGACGGTCACCATGCCCGGCGTGCAGTTGGCGCAGGCGACGGCCGGATGAGCTTCGTAGTCGGTCTCGTCGTCACCGCGCGTGACGGTGTCGATGTACCAGGGTTCGACACGGAAGCCGCCGTTCGAGAGTACGGCGTAGGCACGGGCCATTTCCAGCGGTGTCAGCGAGGCGCTGCCCAGTGCCAGTGACAGACCGTTGGGCAGCTCTTCGCGCTTGAAGCCCACCTTGACGAGGAAGTCGAGCGTCTTCTCGAGACCGACGGTCTGCAGCAGTCGCACGGACACCAGGTTCAGGGAGCGATAGAGACCAACGCGGATCCGGGTCGGACCAGTGAACTTGCCGCCGGCGTTCTCCGGGCGCCATACCTTGTTGCCATCCTGCATGACCACCGGAGCATTGTTGATGATGGTCGCCGGTGACATGCCGCCCTGCTCGAGCCCCGAGAGGTAGATGAACGGCTTGAAGATGGAGCCGGCCTGACGACGTGCCTGTATCGCTCGATTGAACTTGCTGGCGGAATAGCTGAAGCCGCCCTGGAGTGCGAGGATGGCGCCATTTTCCGGGTCCAGTGAAACGATGGCCGACTGGGCATCCGGCAGCTGACCCAGGCGATAGCCATCATCTTCCTTGATGACGCGCACCAGATCGCCGACCTTGGCAATCTCGGCGGCAGAGCCGGGTACACCACCGCGCCAGCGGGAGCTCTTGTACTCGCGCGCCCATTTCAGACCGTCCCAGCCAATCGTGGCCAGGCTGGCGTCTGCCAGCAGGACCTTCATCTGCTTGCCATCATTTTCCACCACGATGGCGGCTTCGAGCGGGCCATAGTCCGGCGTGCGATCCAGCACTTTCAGCCAGTTGGAGACATCGCGGTCGATGCCCTCGATGCGCTTCTCGCTCTTCTGGGCGGCCTGTCTGGCCGTTTCCAGCACTTCGGGAGAGCGAGAGATCTCTTCTTCGAGGCCGGCCTGATCGGTCTGGTCCTGAGCTTCCGCCAGTGACGCCGCGATACCGGATTCCTCCACGCCACGCCAGCCATGGCGGGTGTCATAGTCGATCAGGCCCTTGATCAAGGCATCGCGAGCCTGCGGCTGCAGCTTGCTGTCCAGCGTCGTGGTGATGCGCACATTGTCGGTATATGCCTTGTCA is from Cobetia marina and encodes:
- a CDS encoding primosomal protein N', coding for MPCVPDTSDKTATHLPGRVLGIAIPGPLRDLFDYLPARQPPRHGWQVGLRVRVEFGRRQLVGVIAELRSDSAFPIEKLKPVSEVIDEAPLPADWLWICQFTARYYQHSLGDTFAQAMPSLLRQGRALEARTRERWSLTDKGRITEPASLGRATRQIALLELLAQHRHGLVHSAITAQGFTRQQLETLRSRGFIESREEPVTGATPEQASKGVLAEPSLALNDEQGRALSRLHEGLSRFSPTLLEGVTGSGKTEVYLQLIEAVLDRGGQALVLVPEIGLTPQTLERFRRRFRVPQVMLHSGVSDGERLDGFEAARSGRARIVIGTRSAIFTPMAKLGVIIVDEEHDGSFKQQDGLRYHARDLALVRGKQEGIPVVLGSATPSLESLRHAREGRFTHLHLHQRAGRSQPARLHPIDLRGRMTLGGLSTQSLDAIEKRLAQGDQVLVFINRRGFAPTLTCHACGWIAECDNCDARMTLHRHPPQLTCHHCERTRPLPDACPACGSGDVRPQGAGTERTEELLGEKFPDVPVLRIDRDSTQRKDAMSEALAVIRRGEPCLLVGTQMLAKGHHFPHVTLVVVVNADSGLYAADFRALEQSAQLLVQVAGRAGRAERPGEVLIQTRHPEDPNLLTLIQAGYPQLAGELLEERRIAQLPPFSHLALLRAEATDQQQVEQWLLKVGSALRQHIDSADLKVDCLGPVPAPMERRQNRYHAQLLLRAAKRGPLHEAAAWLVTLCEQDRDARRLRWSLDVDPIGMA
- the rpmE gene encoding 50S ribosomal protein L31; this translates as MKQGIHPDYQRQTATCSCGAQHEIGSTSKQTFALDVCSECHPFYTGKQKQATTGGRVERFNKRFGAAIKR
- a CDS encoding malic enzyme-like NAD(P)-binding protein encodes the protein MSDAMKKAALQYHAEPIPGKLSIELTKPTETAKDLALAYSPGVAEPCREIAADPENAYLYTGKGNLVAVISDGTAILGLGNLGPLASKPVMEGKGVLFKRFAGINSVDVEIDAESPQAFIDTVRRIHTTYGGINLEDIKAPECFEVEQALIEQCNIPVFHDDQHGTAIVTAAGMLNALDIAGKSLEDARIVCLGAGAAAIACMKLLVSSGAKVENIFMLDRKGVIHSGRDDLNQYKAMFATETELRTLDDVIEGADVFVGLSGPNLLKAEQLKKMADTPIVFACSNPDPEIHPDTAREARPDVIMATGRSDYPNQVNNVLGFPFIFRGALDVRATRINEEMKLAAVHALKDLAREPVSQDVLDAYEIDSLEFGPGYIIPTPMDARLLERLPAAVAQAAIDSGVARKPYPAHYPLTNADQVYG
- a CDS encoding DUF481 domain-containing protein, with protein sequence MLHPLPTLRMTLLLCLALSPLREASADDDLFYAPPAASEDSEPFSGQAELGFTKLSGNSNSETLLGKARLSWHLKPWTHTFRMEAKHVSSSGETTTEQYLIGQRERYDLGRDRYAFGLLRWEKERFSGYDDQVTSIGGYGIRLLSGPEHNLSVEAGPGYRYDNITEGDHENYLLGYTAMDYRWQLSDTSNFEQQFSVEGTRDNIISRSYTALTVSINSSLALKLSHEIKNNTSPPDDTDAKTDTTTAASILYSF